GCCGTCCTCCTCAGCGCGGCGGTAGAGCGCGTGCTCCTCATCCACCAGCTCGTTGATGTGGTCCAGAATCCTGCGGTCGTTCACGCGTGATCTCCTCTGCTGCGGCCGGAGGGGCTGATCGAGCCGCCGCGGCCTTTCGCGTCGCGCTCGGGCGGCGCGGAAGGCCCTCCAATGTGCGCCGGGCCGGGCGGCGGATCGCTGGCGGGAAACGACTCCTCGTCCGCCTCCTCGACCGGATCGAGCGGCGCCTCGGCCGGCGGTGTGGCCGCTGACTCCGCCGGGTGAGCCGGCCTGGCTGCCCCGTCATCTTGCGCGGACATCGTGCCCCCTGCGCCGCACCGTTGATCTGCGGTCACATGCAGCGTACACGATGCGGCCGAGCCGCCGCCCGTGGCGTCCCCAAGTTGGCGTCGGGCGCCGGCGGGCGGCGGGGTGGAAGGCGCCCGCCACGCCGCGCACCGCTGAAGCCTCGGTGTGAGCATGGCCTGGCAGCACGGCCGACGCAGCGCAACCGTGCGCACGGTTGCGCTGCGTCGGCAAGGGCTCGGGATGGAGCAGTGGCCGCGCCGCGGCCGGGTGCCCTACTTCACCAGGCTGAGCGGGCCGGCGTTGTCGGGGAAGTTCGACGTATTCAGCACCTGGATGCCGGCGTGCTGCTCACCGTTGAACGGCGTCACGGAAGGCTTGGCCTGCCCCGGCTCGCAGCCGAGGTCGAACGGCAGCTGCGGGTCGTTGAACCAGAGGCCGAGATGGTACATGTGCGTCGGCGGGAAGGTGGTCACCGGGCCGCCGGTGGAGACAGAGAACGTCTCAACGTTGAAGCGGCCCACCACCTCCACGTGGCCCTCGCCGTGGCTGTTCGTTTCCAGGTCGGACTGGTACCAGGCGATGCCGAACGGCTTGTTCGGCAGCTCGGTCACGAAGAGGTCAAACTGCGCATTGGCTGGAAGGCCGCGCACGTCGATGCGCATGCGTTCGACGACGCCCTCGGAGCGGATGCTGACGTGTCCGTGGGCGTTGGGAAGGCAGGAAGCGATGCCCGCACCCGGCACCATGTCGAACGTGGCGCCAGATTGCTGGGCGGATACGGCATGTGACAGCAGCGCAGCCCCCACGAGCGCGACGGCCGCGGTGAGGATACGCCCTGAGCGCAGCGAGGAGAAGGGCATGAATCTCTCCCTGAGTTTGGGCAGCGACTGCCGACCGTTCGACGCGAGCGCGCCCAACGAGGACGGACTCTCGCCGCGCCGTCTTGCGGCGATCGTCAGCAGTCACCACGGTCAGATGTGTGGGAAGTGCCTGCAGGCTTCGCAGAGAGTACGCCGGGCCGGCGCGGTTGGATTCGCCGGGCGGCGCCGTGTCCGATCGCCTCGGTCAGCAGGTACGGGACACGCCGCGACGGCGAGGCTGCTGCCAGAGCCTCGCCGTCGCCTGGCCCGCCAGGACGGGCGACGAGTGTCGCCCCGAGCGGCGCGGCCGGGGATTACCCGGCTTGCCGCTCGCGGGCAGGCCGCGACTGGCCCAGCGCGGCGCGGATCTCGTTGCCGTGCTCGCGGCTGTGCTGCTGATTCCTGTCCAGAAATTCGCCCAGCGTCATGCGGCCCAGCTGTGAGATCTCGCCGTCGCGCTGCAGCTGCTCCGGCGTCAGTGTCTCGATCCAGGCGAGCAGGTCGCGGTGCTTCTGATCCATCACCGGCAGCAGGTCGGCGGCGTGGGCCTTGCGGTACTTGCGCAACCCCCACCAGTTGGCGAGGTTGATCAGGAGGTCCGGCGCCTTCGCGTTCTTGCCCCTCGCCAGCAGCTTGCCGACATAGGTCGTGCCGCCGTCGTCCTGCGCGATGTGCGCCGCGAGTTGGCGCACGCGCCACTTCGGGTTTGGTGTGCGCCGTGCTAGATCGGCGTCGCTCAAGGCGGAGATCAGGGCGCGGTTCTCTTGAAAAGACGTCTCAAGCGCCTGGCGCAACGTTGCGATC
This genomic window from Dehalococcoidia bacterium contains:
- a CDS encoding DinB family protein; the encoded protein is MEIATLRQALETSFQENRALISALSDADLARRTPNPKWRVRQLAAHIAQDDGGTTYVGKLLARGKNAKAPDLLINLANWWGLRKYRKAHAADLLPVMDQKHRDLLAWIETLTPEQLQRDGEISQLGRMTLGEFLDRNQQHSREHGNEIRAALGQSRPARERQAG